The Populus nigra chromosome 14, ddPopNigr1.1, whole genome shotgun sequence genome has a segment encoding these proteins:
- the LOC133672383 gene encoding probable WRKY transcription factor 7 isoform X1, protein MAVELVMGYRNDGFSITSKMEENAVQEAASGLESVNKLIRLLSQKNQQNLHQSSTSTSRTSMDMEIDCKAVADAAVSKFKKVISLLGRNRTGHARFRRAPVSTPPINQRQELSYQVPEANTKVYYATPIQQIPPPVLNQNHYPILVPKNGVMERKDSATTTINFSYSSAGNSFVSSLTGDTDSKQPSSSSAFQFTNVSQVSSAGKPPLSTSSLKRKCSSENLDSAGKCGSPGRCHCSKKSRKMRLKRVVRVPAISLKMSDIPPDDYSWRKYGQKPIKGSPHPRGYYKCSSVRGCPARKHVERALDDPSMLVVTYEGEHNHTISVAETSNLILESS, encoded by the exons ATGGCCGTAGAGCTCGTGATGGGTTACAGGAACGATGGTTTTTCAATAACTAGTAAAATGGAAGAAAACGCAGTCCAAGAAGCGGCTTCAGGGCTCGAGAGTGTTAACAAGCTAATTAGATTATTGtcacagaaaaatcaacaaaatcttcATCAATCTTCAACTTCTACCTCAAGAACTTCCATGGATATGGAAATAGACTGCAAGGCTGTTGCCGATGCGGCCGTTTCTAAGTTCAAGAAAGTCATTTCTCTTCTGGGTCGTAACAGAACTGGTCATGCTCGGTTTAGAAGAGCTCCTGTTTCTACTCCTCCAATTAACCAAAGACAAGAACTAAGTTATCAAGTTCCTGAAGCTAACACTAAGGTTTATTATGCCACACCAATCCAGCAGATTCCTCCTCCAGTTCTCAACCAAAATCACTATCCTATTCTTGTTCCAAAGAATGGGGTGATGGAGAGGAAAGATTCGGCAACAACTACTATAAATTTCTCTTATTCTTCAGCTGGGAActcttttgtttcttcattGACTGGTGATACTGATAGCAAACAGCCATCATCTTCATCAGCTTTTCAGTTTACAAACGTTTCTCAGGTTTCTTCAGCTGGAAAGCCTCCTTTATCTACATCTTCTTTGAAAAGAAAGTGTAGCTCTGAAAATCTGGATTCTGCTGGCAAGTGTGGCTCTCCTGGTCGCTGCCATTGCTCCAAGAAAAG CAgaaagatgagattgaaaagagTGGTGAGGGTTCCAGCAATCAGTTTGAAGATGTCTGATATTCCACCTGATGACTACTCATGGAGAAAGTACGGTCAAAAGCCCATTAAAGGGTCTCCACATCCAAG AGGTTACTACAAGTGCAGCAGCGTAAGAGGATGTCCAGCTCGTAAGCATGTGGAGAGAGCTTTAGATGATCCATCAATGCTAGTAGTTACCTATGAAGGAGAGCACAACCACACTATCTCTGTTGCAGAGACATCCAATCTCATCTTAGAATCCTCTTAA
- the LOC133672383 gene encoding probable WRKY transcription factor 7 isoform X2, with product MAVELVMGYRNDGFSITSKMEENAVQEAASGLESVNKLIRLLSQKNQQNLHQSSTSTSRTSMDMEIDCKAVADAAVSKFKKVISLLGRNRTGHARFRRAPVSTPPINQRQELSYQVPEANTKVYYATPIQQIPPPVLNQNHYPILVPKNGVMERKDSATTTINFSYSSAGNSFVSSLTGDTDSKQPSSSSAFQFTNVSQVSSAGKPPLSTSSLKRKCSSENLDSAGKCGSPGRCHCSKKRKMRLKRVVRVPAISLKMSDIPPDDYSWRKYGQKPIKGSPHPRGYYKCSSVRGCPARKHVERALDDPSMLVVTYEGEHNHTISVAETSNLILESS from the exons ATGGCCGTAGAGCTCGTGATGGGTTACAGGAACGATGGTTTTTCAATAACTAGTAAAATGGAAGAAAACGCAGTCCAAGAAGCGGCTTCAGGGCTCGAGAGTGTTAACAAGCTAATTAGATTATTGtcacagaaaaatcaacaaaatcttcATCAATCTTCAACTTCTACCTCAAGAACTTCCATGGATATGGAAATAGACTGCAAGGCTGTTGCCGATGCGGCCGTTTCTAAGTTCAAGAAAGTCATTTCTCTTCTGGGTCGTAACAGAACTGGTCATGCTCGGTTTAGAAGAGCTCCTGTTTCTACTCCTCCAATTAACCAAAGACAAGAACTAAGTTATCAAGTTCCTGAAGCTAACACTAAGGTTTATTATGCCACACCAATCCAGCAGATTCCTCCTCCAGTTCTCAACCAAAATCACTATCCTATTCTTGTTCCAAAGAATGGGGTGATGGAGAGGAAAGATTCGGCAACAACTACTATAAATTTCTCTTATTCTTCAGCTGGGAActcttttgtttcttcattGACTGGTGATACTGATAGCAAACAGCCATCATCTTCATCAGCTTTTCAGTTTACAAACGTTTCTCAGGTTTCTTCAGCTGGAAAGCCTCCTTTATCTACATCTTCTTTGAAAAGAAAGTGTAGCTCTGAAAATCTGGATTCTGCTGGCAAGTGTGGCTCTCCTGGTCGCTGCCATTGCTCCAAGAAAAG aaagatgagattgaaaagagTGGTGAGGGTTCCAGCAATCAGTTTGAAGATGTCTGATATTCCACCTGATGACTACTCATGGAGAAAGTACGGTCAAAAGCCCATTAAAGGGTCTCCACATCCAAG AGGTTACTACAAGTGCAGCAGCGTAAGAGGATGTCCAGCTCGTAAGCATGTGGAGAGAGCTTTAGATGATCCATCAATGCTAGTAGTTACCTATGAAGGAGAGCACAACCACACTATCTCTGTTGCAGAGACATCCAATCTCATCTTAGAATCCTCTTAA